GGGACTCTTaaagattaaatttaaaatgggCACTTGTAGTATACATTTACACCAGCCTGGTGAAAGTCTTTCTTTAATGACTTTATTGTTACCTTTTATTACTATGGCCATTTTCAACACCATTTCTCATTGCTGATGTTTTCTGTTGTCCAtgaatgttaatttttattCATGAGCACGATATGTTACCAAGAtttagaaatataaatgtattaaattaaaCTGTGTATGTAAGTACACTTACTGCTGTTGGAAAAAGTAGCTCATGTTTTTTATAACTGTGTCCCACTCAGGTACCGTCTCCAGACTGTGAGATCATTGGCAGGGGTCAGCTTGATGCTGAGGCTGCTGTGGGCCTGTCTGAGGTGGGACGACATGGCTGTGAAACCCTCTGCTGCTGTTGGGACAACTCGGAAAGGTGAGGAACTGGTGAACCCTTCTTCTGCTTCACCTATATTGAGCTTGTCCTTCCTTTGGGTTCTTGCCTTTGAGAGTTCCTCCTTCCAGTAGTTTCTGTATCATTTCAAACATgcatatttctctctctgttgtgaTAATTAGGGTAATAAAAACTAGAGCAGTAGTATAAAGTTTTACAACATGTATAGTTTTATTAGTTATCATCCCCTCCCTAAAAAGGTTTGGCGTTAGTATTCAGGATGATAAACTTGCAGtgaatttacattttgttgCACTCATTATGTTATGACAGCTTCAGCAAGTAGCAAATAAACGAGCTTATATACCAGTTGCAGTCATAAGACCAATACAGAAATGCTCATAAGTCCGTCACTAATCAGATAAACTCACATGGCTGACAATGTACTGATGAGTGACTGTGGTAATGTGACTAAGTATTGCATTATATTTGATTCTCTCCACAGAAACTACAGACACAGACATCATCACAACAGAGATTATAAAACGAAAAGATGTGGGGCCTTATGGCATCCGCTCAGAATACTGCATCAGGAAGATTATCTGTCCCCTCGGAAACAGAGACACCCCCAAAGGTAAAAGATAAAAGTTTGTTGTGAAACaacgatttttaaaaaattaaaatgcaaatttgaAGTACGACCAAGATCGAAGGCTGGAGGAGTTTGGGCAAACTTTTGTAAAGATAATAAATGGTTTGTTTCTCCCTTCCTATGAATAGAAACCCCCACTCCACAGAGGAAAGGCCTGCGCTCAAGCGCCTTGAGGCCTAAGAAACAGGAGCCAGCCAAGCTGACTGGGCCTATCGCTGTGGAAACATGGGTTCCTGAAGAGGAACTGGAGCTGTGGGAGATCAGGGCCTTTGCAGAAAGGTGAGAAGCACACAGctcacctcctctccttcaaCAGCATCATTTTGGGGAACACTGAATTCTTGTGAAACACAGTGCTTACCAGATTGTCTGCTTTTTCCTTGGTGTTACAGAGTGGAGAGGGAGAAGTCACAGGGTATAGATCCTTCCAAGACTGGCAGTACTCTAAAAACAGCAGAGGAGGTCAAGGCACATTTGGAGAATCAGCTGAAACAGGCTCGATTGGCTGCCCAGCAGGTGGGAACACTGTACACTGCATCAGTTTTCCTGGTGTAATAAGACCATGTTTGGGTTTAAATGTCACCAAACTCAATGTACTTAAAATGTTCCAACGTGTGTTCATAGAAACGCCTGGAGCAGCAGAGACCAAGTACAACTGCCACCACTTCCACAGCaacaaccaccaccacctcagCCAGCACTCCCATTACCCCAACGCCCACAGGCCCGAGGACAGGTCAGGTCACATCTGGAACCAAAATGGTCCTGGCCTCCAAACTGGGCTCTCCAGTCTCCTTCCAGCAAGACAAGAACTTCCATCAGTCGTTTGCTTCCTGGGTCAAGCAGGGtcagaacaacaacagctcaGGTAAGATGGTGGAAGACGAGAACTTGAAGCCCATCTGAAATCTTTCATTGAGGGGTTTTGTTAGAGACCTATGTGCCCTTCATCATATTCTGTTAGAGACggacagacaaacaaagttTTGTCACAAGAGCCTCTTTTGGTTTttcgtttttatttttatatttttccttttttcccatCGTTGTTTGATAGTCATATCAATTTAAAAAGTCAATCACCGGCATGActtttcacaacttttcttttttgtgtgtcatttttctACATTGGTAAATGTGATTGGCTTGCCAAAATGACTTTGTGGCTCGTGGTGTCCACTTTCAATCCTTTTGAAAACTAGATTTCAAATGAATTTCTATCCTACAGGGATACATGAGCCTGTGTGTtatcacaatataaacacaTGGCAAAGCAATAATCCCAGACTTTCAAAATATCAGCCCCCTTGTTGACTCAAACCTTCCAGTGGACACCACAGCTGTAGACTGGCTGTTGTGGTGGCCCTTGTGGGTATGCGTGACTGCAGGTGGCATGGTGTGTCTTGCAGCCTCCACTGGCTCGGTGGCCACCATGGCTAGCAGCATCACCACCTCAGAACAAACCTTCCAGATCGCTGGCAGCCCAGTGACTGTGGCTGGTCAGGTCCTCGCCGCCAAACTACCACTGCCCGCTAACAGCAAGATTGTCACGCTCAACATGCCCACTACTCAAGGAGGTAGGGAGCACGAGTGTCATCCATTTCCGCTGGTTTGGGCTTGCACTTGCCAAAATGGATGGAACAGCAAAGACTGTCTTGTGATAAAGACAGTGAGCATGGATATTCTACccgtgtttcttttttttttttttattggtaattttttttttttttttttagatggaaGAGCTTCTATGGCCAAAAGTTAGATTGCcatttttttgttgatgttttgtacAGCGGCATTTCTGGTTTCTGAGTTGTATTTAAACTACTGCCATCTCTTGAACTGAGGGCAACTGTTATGAATTGCTttataaatgtgcatgtgttttggttttttttctgtttttaaaaaatgtatttattaatgtttattattgttgtttattacCCTTGTGTCTTAGTATTACTCCCTCTGTTAATGTTAACTCCTTCCTAcagaatgtttcttttttttcttattattcgGTCATGAgggtttatgtatgtgtgtgaaaatttttattaaaattactgtatataaatgagATACAAAAAAAGGGATGTGCATGAGCATGTCTTGCCACTTCTGTACATCCTTGACCTGTATCATTGCATGTACCCAATGTGTATTTGCTCCTCTCCTTACATAATCGTTCTTATTAACAGGTGTGGTTCAACAGAAAGTCCTGGGCATTTTCCCCTCTGGGCCTCCTGCAAACCTGAGGACATACAGCACACTACATCCTACGACAGGCAACATGAACCTCAGAGCCACCAACTCTGCCTCAACTACTCAGCAACAGGTATTTTGAATTTTCACCCTAAccttttcagtttttacttGAAGTGAAGAATGTTGAGCATGATGATTGATCATTTTTCTGTTGCCTTTGTGCTACAGGCCATCAAAACAGGAGGCCAAACACAGCCTGGCACGACGGTGAACCAGTCATCTACCCTGTCTACCTCTGTGGGCACAACAATGGTTAGAAGTCCAGCGTTGGCTCAGCAAGGTGTTCTGTCAATTTCCATTCTCAAATATGTCTTCAGATCTTGTGGCTCatgctttacaaataaaagatACACATTCTTACTCACTCTTTATCCCTTATAGGCCAACCTCAGCAGGCTTTGACCCAGATGGGCCGTGTCCAGCCTGGATCCACAGCTGTGCCAGGTTCTACACCTGTGCAGACAACTGCAGGTCAGAGAGCAGCGGGTCCCGCATCATCCCCTTCCGCAGCCACCTCGGCTTCTGGACAGTCACCTGTAGCTTCCTCCCAGACCAACAGACCACAGCAGGGTCAAGTCAAACTCACTATGGCACAGCTCATGCAGTTAACACAAGGCGCTCAGGTGAGGGGCACTTTTTGTCTactaattttttttctcctataGTGAAAATGTGAACCCTATGAATTATTTAGtgtatttctcttttcatcCCTTCTTGTGGTCttactattttttatttgcCTATGTAAACCTTGTCTTGAAAGTTGCTGTACAAGTAaagtttataattattaaattatgttACAGGGAGGTAATCCAGGTCTGACGGTGGTGATCCAGGGTCAGGGCCAGACCCAGGGCCAGTTGCAAATCATCCCACAGGGTGTAACAGTCATCCCTGGCCCTGGTCAGCAGCTAATGCAGGCAGCCATGCCCAATGGCCAGGTCCAGCGCTTCCTCTTCACTCCCATGCCCCCATCCTCATCAGCGTCAACTTCAGCCCCCACCACTGTGACCCCTCAAACCCAAATGTCAACTCCAGTTCAAGCCAGAGCCCCTGCACAAGTCCAGACGACTCCTTCAGTCTTAGCCCAGGCCCAAATGGCAGCCCCTCTACCCACCCCAGCACATGTTCCAGCCTCAACACAAATGCCAAGTTTGGCCCCTACCCCAGCCTCGATCCTTGTGCCTACCCCAGCACAGGTTGCAGCCCAGGTCTCAATGCAAACACAAGTTTCCACCGCTACCCCTTCATCTGTACTGCCGCAAGTTGCAGCCCATGCATCATTCTCCACACCAGCCTCTGTCCCAACACAACCTCAAGTTGCAAGATCTATGCCTGCACCAGCACTAAATGCAGGCCCAGCCATGGCCCAAACCCAAGTCCCCACTCTTACCACAGGCTCATTCCCTACACAAACCCAAACTGCAGTGTCACTACCTGTTGTAGGACAAGTTGCACCCCAATCCCAGGTCCAGACACATGGCTTCAGTCCTGCCCCTGTCCAGATGCATGTTACTGCTCCTGCCCCTGCTTTAGCCCCCATCTCAGTCAAGGCTGCTACCCAAGTTGCTGCTACAGCGGCTACTCACTCAGCCCAAATACCTGTTTCTGCCTCTCTCCCCTCACCTGTCCCAGTTCCAACCCCTGCTCTTGCTCCCGTCTCCACTCCTGTCATCGCTGTTGTGTCCACCCAAATTGCTGTCCCATCCCCAGCCAAAGCTCTAACCCAAATCCAAGCTACAGCTCCCGTTCCCCTTCATGCTGCTGTGGCCAATGCTGTTGTCACACCAGTCACAGCCACCTCTACAACACCTTCAGTGCCAGGTAACGAACCCACTGCAAGTCCCCCAAATACACACATTGATCACCATCGACACCATTTATACAATTGTTGActttgatttgaaaaattgtgtagtttaatacttttttcttttaacttctCCCTCTTGTTGTAGCTCTGACAGAGCGGAGGGCAGCTCAGCCCCAGGTTTGGACCCCGGCCTCATCTCAAGCCCAGACTCCGGTTCAACCAGCCCAGCAGGCTGCAGCACCCGTGCAGCCACCTCCCCTGGCTACTGTACCTGCCTCCACCCCTGCATCAGTCTCCACACATTCACCTGTTACCCCTCTGCCTcaagcatctcttccttcacaATCTCAAGCACAAGTCCAGCACCCTGCCGTTGTATCCATGCAGCAGGTGACTCAAATACCAGTCTCGGCAGTGCAGGTTCATATGAAGGGGTTACCAGTCTCTTCTGTTGTTACTACTGTGAGACCCACCCAACCTCAGCTCCAGCCCCAAGCCCATACTCAACTTCAACCCCAACCTCAAGCCCAAATCCGTGCACAGATTCAGGTCCAACCTCATGGCCAAGTCCAACAAATGCAGCATCTCCAGGCCCAAGCACAAGCCCAAATCCACCCCCAGGTCAGAGTTCAGTTTCAGCCACAAACTCAGCAACTACCCCAAGCCCAAGTACAACCACTTGCTCAAATTCGACCTCAGGTGCAGTTTCAGTCCCAAAACCAAACCTTGCCCCAGGCCCAGGTCCAGACGCCAGCCCAGACCCAGCTCCAGTCAAGGGTCCAACCTCAGTACCACTCACAGGTACAGGTTCCACTTCAAACACAGGCGCAAACCCAACCCCAGGCTCAGCAACAGCCTCAGGTCCAACCACAACCCCAGGTTCAGTCGCAGCCTCAGGTTCAGACTCAGGCCCAAAATCAGCTCCAGCCCCAGATCCAAACCCAACTCCATCCCCAGGTTCAGGTCCAGTTCCAGCAACAGAACCAGATTCACCCTCAACCTCAGGCCCCGCAGCAAGCCCAAGTCCAAACCCAGCCCCAGTTACAAGTCCAGTCACAGCAGCCCACCCAGGTTCAGCAACAGCTTCAGGTCCAAGGCCAACCCCAAGTCCAAGCTAAGCTCCAAGTTCAGTTCCAGCCTCAGAACCAAACTCAAGTTCAAGCGCAGCCTCAGCTTCAGGTCCAGTCTCCAATCAGGCATCAGCTCATCACTGTCCCAGGGCTCCAACAACCAGTCCAGCTCCTCTCAGCCCTGCCACCACACGTTGCAGCCCAGATCCAAGCCCAGATCCAGGCACAGGCACAGCAGCAGGGTGGCACAGTTCCCCAGCAGATCAAACTACAGCTGCCTATCCAGATCCAGCAGACAGGGGGGCAAATTCAGGCCCACCAGATCCAGAACATGGTGACCATACAGGCACCGGCAAGTGTGCAGGAGCAGCTCCAGAGgatgcagcagctcagagaccagcagcagcagcaacagcaacaacaacaaccaaagaagaagaagactcaTGAGGCTAAAAGGGAACAGAAAGAGCTGAATCAGCAGGCTGTTAGCCCTGGGGATGGCATCCAGAAACAGGTGGGACTCAAAAACAGCAATTATTGATTTCTTACAGCATCCATACATAAAGCGTCTAGACACTATGAATATTAATGGAAcgttttctttatttcaggcGGTAGTGAAGCAGAATGCTACAGCAGAACAGCTGAAACAGAGGAAGACCCTGGCTGCGGCTGAGCGAGAGGAGAACCAGAGGTTTGGGTCTTAATAATCACACAAGTGTTGAGCTTTATgtcaaataatatttaattttactgAATAGCCATCACTTAACTGCACCACCAACTGAACCAAAATAACTCTGATGTATCTAACGCTCCACCGTCCTCTTTCTTCAGAATGATTGTGTGCAACCAGGTGATGAAGTTCATTCTCGACAAGATTGAGAAGGACGAGAAGCAGGCAGCtaagaagagaaagaaggaggaggtggtggagcaGAAACGCTCCAAGCAGAATGCCACCAAGCTGACTGCGCTGCTGTACAAGCACAAAGAGCAGCTGAAGGCTGAGATCCTGAAGAAGAGGGCTCTGCTGGAcaaggagctgcagctgcaagTGCAGGTTAGCAGGCATTCGGCATTTGagtcaaaatattttctttatcagaCATAAAATTTAGAGAGTTTAAAATCAGGGAAGTGGGATACTAAACATTACGTTACATGTCTTGTCTCCCTCTCAGGAGGAGCTGAGGCGGGACATAGCCAGGctacagaaagaaaaggagaaagccCGAGCTGCTATCGCCCAGGCAGCCGCAGCAACTGTCAAGGCAGCCTCCCATTCTTCCCACTCTTCCCACTCCTCCCATTCTTCTCACACTACTCATTCCTCTCACAGTACCCACACAGTGACCTCACCCTCCTCATCCCATAAACGCAAGAGGGAAGAGGAGcgagacaaagacagaaaccgAGACAGGGACAGGCATCATGACAAGGACAAGAAACGGGACAGAGACAGGGATAGGGACAGGGACAGAtatagagacagagacaaagacagagatcGGGatcgagagagggagagagaccgAGAGCGGGATAGACATCGGGACAGGGACAGAGACAAGGACAAGGACAGAGATAgggacagagacaaagacagagatcCCAGCTCAtcaaaacacaagaagaagaagaagctctCCTCTACCTCAAAGGATCACAAGAAGGACACCAAATTGTACTGTATCTGCAAAACAGCCTACGACGAGTCAAAGTAAGCTGTCTGGAGAGACATTTTGCACATTTCCTCTGATTTGAATGTAATGCTTAGGATGATTTCAGTGACGCAAAAATGATCTTTTCCTCTCAGGTTTTACATAGGGTGTGACCTGTGCTCCAACTGGTTCCATGGCGCATGCGTTGGCATTACAGAGAAGGAGGCTAAGAAGTTAGAGGACTTTGTGTGCAATGACTGTAAACGTGGCCAAGAGGGAGGAAGCAATGAAGAGCTGTACTGCATCTGCCGGACACCATACGACGAATCGCAGTATGGCTCCTAACACGTTACATAACTGTCATCAGCTAATACCATAATGTTCATGAAGAGGGTGTGATTGACAGCAGGGATATCTGTCAGCATACACTATATTCAACACCAAGCAATGCTGCCAAATCCAACCCAGCATTTCCTTATATTTCAGAACATGTCATTGGTTTGCTAACCAGGATGTATCCGATTTTCACCTGCAGGTTTTACATCGGCTGCGACCGCTGCCAGAACTGGTACCACGGCCGCTGCGTGGGCATCCTGCAGAGTGAAGCCAATCACATTGACGTGTACGTGTGCCCGCAGTGTCAGTCGACAGAAGACGCCATGACAGTTCTCACGCCGCTGACTGACAAAGACTATGAGGGGTTGAAAAGAATATTACGGTCGTTACAGGTATGGAACCTATTTCAGACTGCCATTGTTCACATAATAAAAGTAATATGAAGTAGAAACTTAGCTGaaagcaaatttaaaaagtGCTTTTGGTTGTCCATCCGTATGTACATACGTATGTCCCATTCTCGTGAAcatgatatctcaggaacacctggaaggaatttcattacatctgggacaaatgtccacttggactcaaggatgaactgattagaatttggtggtcaaaggttactgtgacctcacaagacacgtttttggccataactcaagaatttatacactaattatgacaaagtttcacacaaatgtctaataggataaaatgatgaagtgatgacattttatatccaaaaggtcaaaggtcaacctCACTGTGATATAATGttctgtaaaaacacttttctggacattattcaacaccataactcaggaacagaagtgGAGATTATgactatatttcacatttggtcagatactgaattggtgacactaatcttgggtgccCACTTTAaaactgtggtgattttatAGATCTTCTGTGTTGCCGGGTTGAAGATGTTTGTGAAGCATccacgttttagaatttgtagcttcttttcattttgctttccCGAGGCACTTGTATGAGTCCATCCTCTTCACTTCCTCTCCCTGGATGACAACCGGGAATATCCTATATAAATTACACCTCTCATTGCAGTTTACTTTATACCCAGAACACTCTCCAAATTATTTAATGATGTTAAGAGCATGTGATATGGAATGGCATGTATCACACAACAGTAATAatatatcatcagcataaagaTTTATCTTAAAATAATATCCACTAATTTTGATGCCTCGTTCATCTTCTTTAGCTCTTCCTGCACATGCCAAAGGCTCCAGTGCCAGCGGCTGCTCTGCGAGGACTCTGcttgtttttctggttttggtgtGGTTTGGGCAGAGTTGTGTACGACCGCAGCACACTTCTGAACATTGGATTTGACTCAACCCACCAGTTTTCCTGCTTTATGTGTGTTGATCCTGTGAGATGCTCATCATGGCAAAACAAGAAGAACGATAGAGCACACTTCTCGTGCTGTAATCCAGTTTATAATGACTGGGCCAAAGCTATATttagataaaacataaaacaaataagacCACTCTACCTTATCAAAAGCTTTTTAGCAGTGATGCAGTTATCATTAGATGTTGCTTTTTCTAGTGCATTGCAAgaatattttgaataatttaGAGTCATTACTTAGCAAATTTAATGGATAATTGTTGCTCAATTGCCTGTTGTCCTTTTGTGGTTTTAGTATTATTGgaactcatttttaaaatgtattctgtaataatttcttgttttttcaacAGTCTCACAAAATGGCATGGCCTTTCCTTGAACCAGTGGATCCCCATGATGCACCTGATTATTATCGCGTGATCAAGGAGCCAATGGGTAAGATAGAACAAATGATAGCAATCGTTTGCGGCTGACTTCTTCTTCAAAAAAATGTCCAATGTGTCTGCCCCATAGTACCTTTTC
The genomic region above belongs to Thunnus albacares chromosome 17, fThuAlb1.1, whole genome shotgun sequence and contains:
- the LOC122966690 gene encoding nucleosome-remodeling factor subunit BPTF-like isoform X1, whose product is MRGKRGRPPKPLPAAEPSAPTARGLRPRRNLKPRARDSGEEDVESPTRETTKPGRKRKGGSVTSTRGRGRGRGGGRGGRGGRRGGRRTATSKTVVYDDHESEEDDDAVSLRSEEDDFIEEEPQSEEDEALKEDSDCLDDGDDVLDEEEEEEEDDGASYCTESSFRSQSTHASTPGKKKARAPRPRTPILEEKEIPALELPETSEDLLVPNEELLNATSIYEVLRNFSTVLRLSPFRFEDFCAALVGQEQCTLIAETHISLLKAILREEDSSNTTFGPADLKDSANSTLYFIDGMTWPEVLRAYCESDREYHHVLPYQEVDEYPYGPLDSKIKVLQFLVDQFLTTNIAREELMSDGVMQYDDHCRVCHRLGDLLCCETCSAVYHLECVKPPLEEVPEDEWQCEICVAHKVPGVTDSVTEAQKNRPYIRQEPIGYDRHQRKYWFLNRRIIVEEDGEHEKKKIWYYSTKAQLEELLECLDKGYWEMDLYATLEEMKEEVQAHMDITEDLTNKARGNNKAYLTAVNDVILERMKVMRERQEAKRRAEEAKQEAETGSVKTAEDPARFTSQLDNGQHKDTEAKEEASSQAAAAVPPAAEESCVSDPNPGSATQDAAVPKTESLESNKETQPAQESGESPPVAKQERTDEDIKAESGSEDPHPNDTQAQTQDQLQPSSQPESSSGSSQVSGCGRLRKPEQPDLADRSSQSSFTSQDGTEEYNERVKNDRGTAARDSNNQTPRGSKESSPAHSDGEASRLSFFKRDLAVNLNNLFKLGQEGKYRVYHNQYSTNVLALNKHQHREDHDKRRHLSHKFSLTPASEFKWNGSIYGSRSLTVSTLRLTIIQLETNVPAPFMHPNWASHRTNWNKAVQMCSKAREFALALAILECAIKPVVMLPVWKDSLGHTRLHRMTSMEREEKEKVKKREKKLEDEETLQQATWVKYTIPIKHQVWKQKGEEYRVTGYGGWNWVSKTHVPRFVPKLPGNTNVNYRKELEAKMSKEKAAACTNKQKTLPEKEQTTTNTVDEDKEQASINESSQSTSSEDGQTSKEEVKPAEEEREKNVEEKREDEKMEVDPCPETAASSDEKEKVENKSPSSPAVQPVREEPIQKVEQPKKEETAASKPYYDVVNVSESFQLRTAYKKKVKPSKLDGLLERRVKQFTLEEKQRLERMRQAALQSKMAATKPPSGVKTEGSTIVKQQPAVTPCVKVEEKEEGKPVKDHVVKKLDFEEEQMEVKTDNMDIKSDSTAPNNSKQTEVNPVQGNGGEAPTHKEVNGGPLANTELNSKNNCISEAIEKTQKPEVARVGENAKKRGYEEVEQGSGQNNTESMEVDQTKTNSVQVNGETVASAPADSNSVQGDIKEPLVNGNLSQNDVSNMGHPPPLKVPKLENHVAEKGDSLSAVSNKNQDVPLDKLPSSSPSSLNSNSTDNCSGSEIVKTSTQAVVTTNTTTDISKAAVMSQAASSAVSSITTSTSSITQPSSLAPGAAVSQKTKPNTTADAKMGSPGSTTTTSMTISKEYSTRDRVSLLRFSKSKKARSGTALPSYRKFVTKSSKKSIFILPNDDLKRLARRAGIREVPIFNYNAKPAPDIWPYPSPRPTFGITWRYRLQTVRSLAGVSLMLRLLWACLRWDDMAVKPSAAVGTTRKETTDTDIITTEIIKRKDVGPYGIRSEYCIRKIICPLGNRDTPKETPTPQRKGLRSSALRPKKQEPAKLTGPIAVETWVPEEELELWEIRAFAERVEREKSQGIDPSKTGSTLKTAEEVKAHLENQLKQARLAAQQKRLEQQRPSTTATTSTATTTTTSASTPITPTPTGPRTGQVTSGTKMVLASKLGSPVSFQQDKNFHQSFASWVKQGQNNNSSGVVQQKVLGIFPSGPPANLRTYSTLHPTTGNMNLRATNSASTTQQQAIKTGGQTQPGTTVNQSSTLSTSVGTTMVRSPALAQQGQPQQALTQMGRVQPGSTAVPGSTPVQTTAGQRAAGPASSPSAATSASGQSPVASSQTNRPQQGQVKLTMAQLMQLTQGAQGGNPGLTVVIQGQGQTQGQLQIIPQGVTVIPGPGQQLMQAAMPNGQVQRFLFTPMPPSSSASTSAPTTVTPQTQMSTPVQARAPAQVQTTPSVLAQAQMAAPLPTPAHVPASTQMPSLAPTPASILVPTPAQVAAQVSMQTQVSTATPSSVLPQVAAHASFSTPASVPTQPQVARSMPAPALNAGPAMAQTQVPTLTTGSFPTQTQTAVSLPVVGQVAPQSQVQTHGFSPAPVQMHVTAPAPALAPISVKAATQVAATAATHSAQIPVSASLPSPVPVPTPALAPVSTPVIAVVSTQIAVPSPAKALTQIQATAPVPLHAAVANAVVTPVTATSTTPSVPALTERRAAQPQVWTPASSQAQTPVQPAQQAAAPVQPPPLATVPASTPASVSTHSPVTPLPQASLPSQSQAQVQHPAVVSMQQVTQIPVSAVQVHMKGLPVSSVVTTVRPTQPQLQPQAHTQLQPQPQAQIRAQIQVQPHGQVQQMQHLQAQAQAQIHPQVRVQFQPQTQQLPQAQVQPLAQIRPQVQFQSQNQTLPQAQVQTPAQTQLQSRVQPQYHSQVQVPLQTQAQTQPQAQQQPQVQPQPQVQSQPQVQTQAQNQLQPQIQTQLHPQVQVQFQQQNQIHPQPQAPQQAQVQTQPQLQVQSQQPTQVQQQLQVQGQPQVQAKLQVQFQPQNQTQVQAQPQLQVQSPIRHQLITVPGLQQPVQLLSALPPHVAAQIQAQIQAQAQQQGGTVPQQIKLQLPIQIQQTGGQIQAHQIQNMVTIQAPASVQEQLQRMQQLRDQQQQQQQQQQPKKKKTHEAKREQKELNQQAVSPGDGIQKQAVVKQNATAEQLKQRKTLAAAEREENQRMIVCNQVMKFILDKIEKDEKQAAKKRKKEEVVEQKRSKQNATKLTALLYKHKEQLKAEILKKRALLDKELQLQVQEELRRDIARLQKEKEKARAAIAQAAAATVKAASHSSHSSHSSHSSHTTHSSHSTHTVTSPSSSHKRKREEERDKDRNRDRDRHHDKDKKRDRDRDRDRDRYRDRDKDRDRDRERERDRERDRHRDRDRDKDKDRDRDRDKDRDPSSSKHKKKKKLSSTSKDHKKDTKLYCICKTAYDESKFYIGCDLCSNWFHGACVGITEKEAKKLEDFVCNDCKRGQEGGSNEELYCICRTPYDESQFYIGCDRCQNWYHGRCVGILQSEANHIDVYVCPQCQSTEDAMTVLTPLTDKDYEGLKRILRSLQSHKMAWPFLEPVDPHDAPDYYRVIKEPMDFSTMESRLQKRHYHKLTEFVADVTKIFDNCRYYNPNDTPFFQCAEVLEGFFVQKLKCFKASRSHNNKLQSSSAS